The Deltaproteobacteria bacterium genome window below encodes:
- a CDS encoding S24/S26 family peptidase: MSATSAPERPFAMARAPVPDSPPPRTGARTWSSRLAWGVLVAGGGLIALRVAFATAVPVHGDGMAPTLLDGDHVLLLRGTWSVDRGDVVIYAASLPTEVAPAATPRERDAPRSHREDGSEFPDARRAPQGELRNTAVVDPEELGEALDENWRVVQARADAGLATRTAYRVGRVLARPGDRVALVRERGGLGLAIEGQRVEQKEGAPLELRLEYDDAARARRVLWEQTGPRRYQVLDTGAVAPQWQQLVAAAAELASHDDATPPTHDDDEVVAPGYLVLADNRDEGRCCDSRVLGWISPEAIRGEVLARLGGNTTAVPDQAPGSRGFQWKP, translated from the coding sequence ATGTCGGCCACGTCGGCGCCCGAGCGCCCCTTTGCCATGGCCCGCGCCCCCGTCCCCGACTCGCCGCCCCCGCGCACCGGCGCGCGCACGTGGTCCTCGCGACTGGCGTGGGGCGTGCTCGTGGCCGGCGGCGGTCTGATCGCGCTGCGGGTCGCGTTCGCGACCGCGGTACCGGTGCACGGCGACGGCATGGCCCCGACCCTGCTCGACGGCGACCACGTGCTGCTGCTGCGCGGGACGTGGAGCGTCGATCGGGGCGACGTCGTGATCTACGCGGCGTCGCTGCCCACCGAGGTCGCGCCGGCCGCGACGCCGCGCGAGCGCGACGCACCGCGATCGCACCGCGAGGACGGCAGCGAGTTCCCCGATGCCCGCCGCGCACCCCAGGGTGAGCTGCGCAACACCGCGGTGGTCGACCCCGAGGAGCTCGGCGAGGCGCTCGACGAGAACTGGCGCGTGGTGCAGGCGCGCGCCGACGCCGGGCTCGCCACGCGCACGGCCTACCGCGTCGGCCGCGTGCTCGCGCGGCCCGGCGATCGCGTCGCGCTGGTGCGCGAGCGCGGCGGACTCGGCCTCGCGATCGAAGGCCAGCGCGTCGAACAGAAGGAGGGCGCGCCGCTCGAGCTGCGCCTCGAGTACGACGACGCCGCGCGAGCGCGCCGCGTGCTGTGGGAGCAGACCGGTCCCCGTCGCTACCAGGTGCTCGACACCGGTGCGGTCGCACCGCAGTGGCAGCAGCTGGTCGCCGCCGCGGCCGAGCTCGCCAGCCACGACGACGCCACGCCGCCGACCCACGACGACGACGAGGTGGTCGCGCCCGGCTATCTCGTGCTCGCCGACAACCGTGACGAGGGCCGCTGCTGCGACTCGCGCGTGCTGGGCTGGATCAGCCCCGAGGCGATCCGCGGCGAGGTCCTCGCGCGGCTGGGCGGCAACACCACCGCCGTGCCCGACCAGGCACCCGGCTCGCGCGGCTTCCAGTGGAAGCCCTGA
- a CDS encoding thiazole synthase produces the protein MVEPTHAAPVNDVVSQDDTWVLAGRTLRSRLVVGTGKYKDAAQTRAALAASGAEIVTVALRRVDLSAKDNLLSWIDRDRYTLLPNTAGCYSAEEAVRTLRLARELGIADLVKLEVIGDPRTLLPDNEQTLRAAKLLVDEGFTVLPYVTDDPIACRKLAELGCAAVMPLAAPIGSGMGIRNPHNLRMILEAVNVPVIVDAGVGTASDATVAMELGCAGVLLNTAIAEARDPIAMATAMRLGVEAGRLAYRAGRMPIRGHANASSPTAGAIE, from the coding sequence ATGGTCGAGCCCACCCACGCCGCCCCTGTCAACGATGTCGTGTCGCAGGACGACACATGGGTCCTCGCCGGACGCACGCTGCGCTCGCGACTGGTGGTCGGCACCGGCAAGTACAAGGACGCCGCGCAGACCCGTGCGGCGCTCGCGGCCAGTGGCGCCGAGATCGTCACCGTCGCGCTGCGGCGCGTCGATCTCTCGGCGAAGGACAACCTGCTGTCGTGGATCGATCGCGATCGCTACACGCTGCTGCCCAACACCGCCGGCTGCTACAGCGCCGAGGAGGCCGTGCGCACGCTCCGGCTCGCGCGCGAGCTGGGCATCGCGGATCTCGTCAAGCTCGAGGTCATCGGTGATCCGCGCACGCTGCTGCCCGACAACGAACAGACCCTGCGCGCCGCCAAGCTGCTGGTCGACGAAGGCTTCACGGTGCTGCCGTACGTCACCGACGATCCGATCGCGTGCCGCAAGCTGGCCGAGCTGGGCTGCGCCGCCGTGATGCCGCTGGCGGCACCGATCGGCAGCGGCATGGGCATCCGCAACCCCCACAACCTGCGCATGATCCTCGAAGCGGTGAACGTGCCGGTCATCGTCGACGCAGGGGTCGGCACCGCCAGCGACGCCACCGTCGCGATGGAGCTGGGGTGTGCCGGCGTGCTGCTCAACACCGCGATCGCCGAGGCCCGCGATCCGATCGCGATGGCGACCGCGATGCGGCTGGGCGTCGAGGCCGGGCGGCTGGCGTACCGCGCCGGACGCATGCCGATCCGCGGCCACGCCAACGCCAGCAGCCCCACCGCCGGCGCGATCGAGTAG
- the alr gene encoding alanine racemase — protein MPSEPALGVRSGAAAVTVRPTFAKVDTAQLAGNLQVVARHVGAATRVLAVVKADGYGHGAVEAARAFADAGAWGLAVSLVEEGVELREGGVLAPVVVLGGVPPTAADVLVHRRLRPVVWSVDHLEPLSAAVVRTGAHALPVHLKIDTGMSRLGLLPRDLAPVLDWLARDGGRTLAFEGVMTHLACADEIDDELSSARQLACFQDCLGTIAARGLQPQLRHACNSAGLVRFAGAHFDMVRPGIALYGAASSADVQLAGLRLALSVHSRVLGIRELPAGVRVSYGGRAQLQRDARLAIVPVGYGDGYPRAMSGRAQMLVRGHRCDVVGNITMDVCMLDVTDLPDVRVGEEVTLLGRQGLGAIDLYELASWAGTVPYEITCGLSKRVPRRHTGP, from the coding sequence GTGCCCTCGGAACCCGCCCTCGGCGTGCGCAGCGGTGCCGCCGCGGTGACCGTGCGACCGACCTTCGCGAAGGTCGACACCGCCCAGCTCGCGGGCAACCTGCAGGTGGTCGCACGCCACGTCGGCGCGGCGACCCGCGTGCTGGCGGTGGTCAAGGCCGACGGCTATGGCCACGGCGCGGTGGAGGCCGCCCGCGCGTTCGCCGATGCCGGCGCGTGGGGCCTCGCGGTCAGCCTGGTCGAGGAGGGCGTCGAGCTGCGCGAAGGCGGCGTGCTCGCGCCGGTGGTCGTGCTCGGCGGCGTCCCGCCGACCGCGGCCGACGTCTTGGTGCACCGTCGCCTGCGACCGGTGGTGTGGAGCGTCGATCACCTCGAGCCGCTCTCGGCCGCGGTCGTCCGCACGGGTGCCCACGCGCTGCCGGTGCACCTCAAGATCGACACCGGCATGTCGCGGCTGGGCCTGCTGCCCCGTGATCTCGCGCCGGTGCTGGACTGGCTCGCGCGCGACGGCGGCCGCACCCTCGCGTTCGAGGGCGTGATGACGCACCTGGCGTGCGCCGACGAGATCGACGACGAGCTGTCGAGCGCGCGACAGCTGGCGTGCTTCCAGGATTGCCTCGGCACCATCGCCGCGCGCGGGCTGCAGCCGCAGCTGCGCCACGCGTGCAACTCTGCGGGGCTGGTGCGCTTCGCCGGCGCCCACTTCGACATGGTGCGCCCCGGCATCGCGCTGTACGGCGCGGCCTCCAGCGCCGACGTGCAGCTGGCGGGCCTGCGCCTGGCGCTGTCGGTGCACTCCCGCGTGCTCGGCATCCGCGAGCTGCCCGCGGGCGTGCGCGTGTCCTACGGCGGGCGCGCGCAGCTGCAGCGCGACGCTCGACTCGCGATCGTGCCGGTCGGCTACGGCGATGGCTACCCGCGGGCGATGTCGGGCCGCGCGCAGATGCTGGTCCGCGGCCATCGCTGCGACGTGGTCGGCAACATCACGATGGACGTGTGCATGCTCGACGTCACCGATCTTCCCGACGTGCGGGTCGGCGAGGAGGTCACGTTGCTCGGCCGGCAGGGCCTGGGCGCGATCGATCTGTACGAGCTCGCGAGCTGGGCGGGCACGGTGCCGTACGAGATCACCTGCGGCCTCTCGAAGCGGGTGCCCCGGCGCCACACCGGGCCGTGA
- a CDS encoding thiamine phosphate synthase, translating to MLAQVRLLAITPPEGAADPARIDAWFAHGARDRIAIWLRVPGAAPAQVMNAHAALVHAARGRGVPLLLGCASVDLERAASLVAAYAMAGVVLRGDPDRDALAEARARLGPSAWVLRSCHDADAAGHPHCDATVLGPVFAPRTPKPGAATPLGPGALARMARAPGARVFALGGIDGGNALACITAGAHGLAGIAAFFGAPAQVAADVGAMVRALG from the coding sequence GTGCTCGCACAGGTGCGGCTGCTGGCGATCACGCCGCCCGAAGGTGCCGCCGATCCGGCGCGCATCGATGCGTGGTTCGCCCACGGCGCGCGCGATCGCATCGCGATCTGGTTGCGCGTGCCCGGTGCCGCGCCGGCCCAGGTGATGAACGCCCACGCGGCGCTCGTGCACGCGGCGCGAGGCCGCGGCGTGCCGCTGCTGCTCGGCTGCGCCAGCGTCGACCTCGAGCGAGCGGCCTCGCTGGTCGCGGCCTATGCGATGGCCGGCGTGGTGCTGCGCGGCGACCCCGATCGCGACGCGCTCGCCGAGGCACGCGCGCGGCTGGGCCCGTCGGCGTGGGTGCTGCGCTCGTGCCACGACGCCGACGCGGCCGGGCACCCGCACTGCGACGCGACCGTACTCGGGCCGGTGTTCGCCCCGCGCACGCCGAAGCCGGGCGCCGCGACGCCGCTCGGCCCCGGCGCGCTCGCCCGCATGGCGCGAGCGCCGGGCGCCCGCGTGTTCGCGCTCGGCGGCATCGACGGCGGCAACGCCCTGGCCTGCATCACCGCGGGTGCCCACGGCCTGGCCGGCATCGCGGCCTTCTTCGGCGCGCCCGCGCAGGTCGCCGCCGACGTCGGCGCGATGGTCCGCGCGCTCGGCTAG
- a CDS encoding Crp/Fnr family transcriptional regulator yields the protein MPTPADSRLHTIPLERMPVADVLSCVEPFTAARAPEIELLAQSAVRIRKPAGAPIIEEGAAPDGLYVVLRGRVNLVRAGEGNRDLILMTVGPGDVVGETCAFDRGLATTAAVAAVPVEVLRIPADVLAAHLRREPETLLRLVQLVADKLRDIESVASSLALHDVEERLRRTLVRLARRQGRVGATASTPLVLAPVPTQSELARMVGSCRETVSRTLSAMARDGLLSSSGRRMILDPRLLGTAAA from the coding sequence ATGCCGACGCCCGCCGATTCCCGCCTGCACACCATCCCCCTCGAGCGGATGCCCGTGGCCGATGTCCTCAGCTGCGTCGAACCGTTCACCGCCGCCCGCGCGCCCGAGATCGAGCTACTGGCACAGTCGGCGGTGCGGATCCGCAAGCCCGCCGGCGCGCCCATCATCGAGGAGGGCGCCGCCCCCGATGGCCTCTACGTGGTGCTGCGCGGCCGCGTGAACCTGGTGCGGGCGGGCGAGGGCAACCGCGATCTGATCCTGATGACGGTCGGTCCCGGCGACGTGGTGGGTGAGACCTGTGCCTTCGATCGCGGGCTCGCGACCACCGCGGCGGTCGCTGCGGTGCCGGTCGAGGTGCTGCGCATCCCCGCGGACGTGCTCGCCGCCCACCTGCGCCGCGAGCCGGAGACGCTGCTGCGCCTGGTCCAGCTGGTGGCCGACAAGCTGCGGGACATCGAGAGCGTGGCGTCGTCGTTGGCGCTGCACGATGTCGAGGAGCGCCTGCGTCGCACGCTCGTGCGCCTGGCCCGTCGACAGGGCCGCGTCGGCGCGACCGCCAGCACGCCGCTGGTGTTGGCGCCGGTGCCGACGCAGTCGGAGCTGGCCCGCATGGTCGGCTCGTGCCGCGAGACGGTGTCGCGCACGCTGTCGGCGATGGCCCGCGACGGCCTGCTCAGCTCGAGCGGCCGCCGCATGATCCTCGACCCCCGCCTGCTCGGCACCGCGGCCGCGTAG
- a CDS encoding L,D-transpeptidase: MIIGSLSLLRVLTALAGLEPTAWATEGEVVVTPSEVAFVEARHGETVVRGRPWVPHKRIATVAGGTRFAVRGEVASRDDVGCHGKLWYAVRPFGFVCSEHVKRTELPPEPGAAMPPLAGRRLPHSYAIVRHDGVPEYANVEAVRTGVLRRELVKSMSIVVRKSIDVDGAEYIESQYGSLIPREGVGWMGQGSAWSGVVLEGVAAGPAFAWTNGEHTQVRDAPRSDAAKLRTLPLRERVALLEPSGEHRPAWWRIGEGEWIDADDLNEVHVIAPPDGVVVPERMRTTANDQWIDVDIGEQVLVAYRGETPVFTTLVATGKSSPTPLGNYPIWAKVASMDMANQDWEDKPFMVQGVPWVLLFQGHNAIHGAYWHDRFGNRRSHDCVNMAPLDTQWLFD; encoded by the coding sequence ATGATCATTGGCTCGCTGTCCTTGCTCCGGGTGCTCACCGCGTTGGCGGGCCTCGAGCCCACCGCGTGGGCGACCGAGGGCGAGGTCGTCGTCACCCCGAGCGAGGTCGCGTTCGTCGAGGCGCGCCACGGCGAGACCGTCGTGCGTGGGCGACCGTGGGTGCCGCACAAGCGCATCGCGACCGTCGCCGGCGGCACCCGCTTCGCGGTCCGCGGTGAGGTCGCCAGTCGCGATGACGTCGGCTGTCACGGCAAGCTCTGGTACGCGGTCCGGCCGTTCGGCTTCGTGTGCTCCGAGCACGTCAAGCGCACCGAGCTCCCGCCCGAGCCCGGCGCCGCGATGCCGCCGCTGGCCGGCCGCCGCCTGCCCCACAGCTACGCGATCGTTCGGCACGACGGCGTGCCGGAGTACGCCAACGTCGAGGCCGTGCGCACCGGCGTGCTGCGACGCGAGCTGGTCAAGAGCATGAGCATCGTCGTGCGCAAGAGCATCGACGTCGACGGTGCCGAGTACATCGAGAGCCAGTACGGCTCACTCATCCCCCGCGAGGGCGTGGGTTGGATGGGCCAGGGCTCGGCGTGGTCGGGCGTGGTGCTCGAGGGCGTCGCCGCCGGGCCGGCGTTCGCATGGACCAACGGCGAGCACACGCAGGTGCGCGACGCCCCGCGCAGCGACGCCGCCAAGCTCCGCACACTGCCGCTGCGCGAGCGCGTGGCCTTGCTCGAGCCCAGCGGCGAGCATCGACCGGCGTGGTGGCGGATCGGCGAGGGCGAGTGGATCGACGCCGACGACCTCAACGAGGTCCACGTGATCGCACCGCCCGACGGCGTGGTGGTGCCCGAGCGCATGCGCACGACCGCCAACGACCAGTGGATCGACGTCGACATCGGCGAGCAGGTGCTGGTCGCGTACCGCGGCGAGACCCCCGTGTTCACCACCCTGGTCGCGACCGGCAAGAGCTCACCCACGCCGCTCGGCAACTATCCCATCTGGGCCAAGGTCGCGAGCATGGACATGGCCAACCAGGACTGGGAGGACAAGCCCTTCATGGTTCAGGGCGTGCCCTGGGTGCTGCTGTTCCAGGGCCACAACGCGATCCACGGCGCGTACTGGCACGACCGTTTCGGCAACCGTCGCAGTCACGACTGCGTCAACATGGCCCCGCTCGACACGCAATGGTTGTTCGACTAG
- a CDS encoding protein kinase: MAALSAVSSDDSRTDLLTSSETSLSFGKYRLTRLLARGGMGEVYLARLVGELGFEKKLVIKTILPELAAKPRFVDMFAAEAKTAVALSHGNIVPIYELGRAGDTFYIVMGHVDGPSLSSVLERCRVSERALELGAALHIARGVLTGLAYAHTAEPGRPAVVHRDITPRNVLVDRSGQVRIVDFGIAAPADAEVDMRGGSTGYAAPEQMRGDTVDPRADVFSAACVLYELVTLERAFPREGVWTAPDLSLLPSELREPVGAALSLEAAARPADAGALLSRLGPAFARHAASYVDSQLAAHLRELFPEGFEGGATQPAIAGSAVKRGAKERPSTQTFATRLTVITRSLPVEPPATAAAGGSGRTKTVAVAAVLALGVAALGWTLGTRSGAEEAARTPIAVDDPSTPAAGVGAARPAARPVPERAPSLDATMPEGSGPAESIAASEASTPGSSSAEASPPAEDPPARPTTVALAVTPADAIVTVDGRAAADHGAIEIPAGGAEVVVKRAGHLPRTFTVDPTHPLPAAVVLKPRGPAGEGTLAVFAGSVAWAEVTVDGRRVGATPIKKHALPEGTHRVVVTCTDACPSRQVLLQRSVTIRAGELTRVDAE, encoded by the coding sequence ATGGCGGCCTTGTCCGCGGTGAGCAGCGACGACTCGCGCACCGACTTGCTGACCAGCAGCGAGACCTCGCTGTCCTTCGGCAAGTACCGGCTGACGCGGCTGTTGGCCCGCGGCGGCATGGGCGAGGTCTACCTCGCGCGACTGGTCGGCGAGCTCGGCTTCGAGAAGAAGCTCGTCATCAAGACCATCTTGCCCGAGCTGGCCGCCAAGCCCCGCTTCGTCGACATGTTCGCGGCCGAGGCCAAGACCGCGGTCGCGCTCTCGCACGGCAACATCGTGCCGATCTACGAGCTGGGTCGCGCCGGCGACACGTTCTACATCGTGATGGGCCACGTCGACGGGCCCTCGCTGTCGAGTGTGCTCGAGCGCTGCCGCGTCAGCGAGCGTGCGCTCGAGCTCGGCGCCGCGCTGCACATCGCCCGTGGCGTGCTCACCGGCCTGGCCTACGCCCACACCGCCGAGCCCGGTCGCCCCGCCGTCGTGCACCGCGACATCACGCCGCGCAACGTGCTGGTCGACCGCTCGGGGCAGGTCCGCATCGTCGACTTCGGCATCGCGGCGCCGGCCGACGCCGAGGTCGACATGCGCGGCGGCTCGACCGGCTACGCCGCGCCCGAGCAGATGCGCGGTGACACGGTCGATCCCCGCGCCGACGTGTTCTCGGCGGCGTGCGTGCTGTACGAGCTGGTCACGCTCGAGCGCGCGTTCCCCCGCGAGGGCGTGTGGACCGCGCCCGATCTCTCGCTGCTGCCGAGCGAGCTGCGCGAGCCGGTCGGCGCGGCGCTGTCGCTCGAGGCCGCCGCGCGCCCGGCCGACGCCGGTGCGCTGCTGTCACGGCTGGGCCCCGCGTTCGCCCGTCACGCGGCCAGCTACGTGGACTCGCAGCTGGCCGCGCACCTGCGCGAGCTGTTCCCCGAGGGCTTCGAGGGCGGCGCCACGCAGCCGGCGATCGCCGGCTCGGCGGTCAAGCGTGGCGCGAAGGAGCGCCCGTCGACGCAGACCTTCGCCACCCGGCTCACCGTGATCACGCGCTCGCTGCCGGTCGAACCCCCGGCCACGGCCGCCGCGGGCGGCAGCGGGCGCACCAAGACCGTCGCGGTCGCGGCGGTGCTCGCCCTCGGCGTGGCCGCGCTCGGCTGGACCCTCGGTACCCGCAGCGGCGCCGAGGAGGCCGCGCGGACCCCCATCGCCGTCGACGATCCATCGACGCCCGCCGCCGGCGTCGGTGCGGCGCGCCCGGCCGCGCGGCCGGTGCCGGAGCGCGCGCCGAGCCTCGACGCGACCATGCCCGAGGGCAGCGGGCCGGCCGAGTCGATCGCCGCGTCCGAGGCCAGCACCCCCGGGTCGAGTTCGGCCGAGGCGAGCCCGCCGGCCGAGGACCCGCCGGCGCGGCCGACCACCGTCGCGCTCGCGGTGACGCCGGCCGACGCGATCGTCACCGTCGACGGGCGGGCCGCCGCCGACCACGGGGCCATCGAGATTCCCGCCGGCGGTGCCGAGGTCGTGGTCAAGCGCGCCGGCCACCTGCCGCGCACCTTCACCGTCGACCCGACGCATCCGTTGCCCGCGGCGGTGGTGTTGAAGCCGCGAGGTCCCGCCGGCGAGGGCACGCTGGCGGTGTTCGCGGGTAGCGTCGCGTGGGCCGAGGTCACCGTCGACGGCCGTCGCGTGGGCGCGACACCGATCAAGAAGCACGCGCTGCCCGAGGGCACGCACCGCGTGGTCGTGACCTGCACCGACGCGTGCCCGAGCCGCCAGGTGCTGCTGCAGCGCAGCGTCACGATCCGCGCCGGCGAGCTCACCCGCGTGGACGCCGAGTAG
- the amrB gene encoding AmmeMemoRadiSam system protein B, translating into MERPKLRNVERIPLSRAGEALLVLRDPMGLAEPFAIDAEFAPVLDALDGRRTLTQVRQSLAMTGGLVLDAADFEAFVAQLGEAGLLDDDRFRERWAAAHEAFLAAPSRAPILADVLYAADPIALRQELAVLGAAESLAQGGPARAIVLPHAPIDLAAPELRAALGALPPAASLDAVILLGADHHPGLLPYALCDRPYATPLGTTAIAGDVVDALRRRLPWIDREAIRHRASHSLEWAVLALQHAWGGAMPKVVPLLAGATVVGKDDRLHDAVGELVATLEALMEDAAVLIVGAAELTHAGPAYGRPALDDAARAELAGRDVEVLAALCRGRTRELLARADDRLGQGRPSGLPVLATLCELCTEVRGEVLAQRLAPLPAPASGVVGLAAVRFADGVRAHGH; encoded by the coding sequence ATGGAGCGCCCCAAGCTACGCAACGTCGAACGCATCCCGCTGTCGCGCGCCGGTGAGGCGCTGCTGGTGCTGCGCGACCCCATGGGCCTGGCCGAGCCGTTCGCGATCGATGCCGAGTTTGCGCCGGTGCTCGACGCCCTCGACGGGCGGCGCACGCTCACGCAGGTGCGGCAGTCGCTGGCCATGACCGGCGGCCTGGTGCTCGACGCCGCCGACTTCGAGGCCTTCGTGGCACAGCTCGGCGAGGCCGGCCTGCTCGATGACGATCGCTTCCGCGAGCGGTGGGCCGCGGCCCACGAGGCCTTCCTCGCGGCGCCCTCGCGCGCGCCGATCCTCGCCGACGTGCTGTACGCGGCCGACCCGATCGCGCTGCGGCAGGAGCTGGCGGTGCTCGGCGCGGCCGAGTCGCTGGCGCAGGGCGGCCCCGCGCGCGCGATCGTCCTGCCCCACGCGCCCATCGATCTCGCAGCGCCCGAGCTGCGTGCCGCCCTTGGCGCGTTGCCGCCGGCGGCGAGCCTCGACGCGGTGATCCTGCTCGGCGCCGATCACCACCCGGGCCTGCTGCCCTACGCGCTGTGCGATCGCCCCTACGCGACCCCGCTGGGGACCACGGCGATCGCCGGCGATGTCGTCGACGCGCTGCGACGGCGACTGCCTTGGATCGATCGCGAGGCGATCCGTCACCGCGCCTCGCACAGCCTCGAGTGGGCGGTGCTGGCACTGCAGCACGCCTGGGGCGGCGCGATGCCGAAGGTGGTGCCGCTGCTCGCCGGCGCCACCGTGGTCGGCAAGGACGACCGTCTGCACGACGCCGTGGGCGAGCTGGTCGCGACGCTCGAGGCCTTGATGGAGGACGCGGCGGTGCTGATCGTCGGGGCCGCCGAGCTCACCCACGCCGGCCCCGCGTACGGCCGCCCCGCCCTGGACGACGCCGCGCGGGCCGAGCTCGCCGGCCGCGACGTCGAGGTGCTGGCCGCGCTGTGCCGCGGGCGCACGCGCGAGCTGTTGGCGCGCGCCGACGACCGCCTCGGTCAGGGGCGCCCCAGCGGTCTGCCGGTGCTGGCGACCCTGTGCGAGCTGTGCACCGAGGTCCGCGGCGAGGTCCTGGCCCAGCGACTGGCGCCCCTGCCGGCGCCGGCCTCGGGCGTCGTCGGGCTCGCCGCGGTGCGCTTCGCGGACGGCGTCCGTGCGCATGGGCACTGA
- the thiS gene encoding sulfur carrier protein ThiS — translation MRLAPDQAGRDRLWRNPNSGRRNRRPRGVSPHGFGAARGSAGPPAACYAAGDVHAVSVNGEARTLAPGTTVLALLQQLALDPRHVAVERNLEIVPRAQWSTTTLDDGDRLEVVTFVGGG, via the coding sequence ATGCGCCTCGCTCCAGACCAAGCGGGGCGGGATCGGCTGTGGCGAAACCCCAACAGTGGCAGACGCAACAGACGACCGCGTGGCGTTTCACCGCACGGCTTTGGCGCAGCCCGCGGCAGCGCAGGGCCGCCAGCGGCATGCTATGCAGCCGGCGACGTGCACGCGGTCTCCGTCAACGGCGAGGCTCGAACGCTCGCGCCCGGCACCACCGTACTCGCGCTGCTGCAGCAGCTCGCGCTCGATCCACGGCATGTGGCGGTCGAGCGCAACCTCGAGATCGTCCCGCGCGCGCAGTGGTCGACGACCACGCTCGACGACGGCGATCGCCTCGAGGTCGTGACCTTCGTCGGAGGAGGATGA